A region of Nostoc sp. 'Peltigera membranacea cyanobiont' N6 DNA encodes the following proteins:
- a CDS encoding HlyD family secretion protein — MVNVHNTDFLHPIQTDEFLPPISRWITFGGLFVLCVLALAIPVATVTKYKVTVKGQAVVRPSGELRIVQAATEGQVMQIHVKENQVVKTGDAIAMIDDSRLQTKKNQVQANIQQAKLQLVQINAQIQTLKSQIRAETDKINRIVNGAEAELSDRLRRYQDKKINTVTELQEAQANLDSTRTALNAAKLKQKRYESVAEGLSRDKLEEAQLATKQQEQAVYAAIAKMQRAKAALNPSHAEVKIATERIAQEKATGLSNKRVFEKELQGIIKQQIELEKQLERDTGELKQVEIELNHTTITATADGIISQINLRNPGQTVRAGEEVLQIVPSDAKQIIKAVVASEDKSKLKIGQQVQMRVSACPYPDYGTLNGKVEAISPDAMTPPTNSTNGSPPHTNITPKAAVPGAFYQVTIEPESLVLGKGENLCQIQLGMEGRVDIISREETVLQFFLRKARLIADL; from the coding sequence ATGGTTAACGTTCACAATACAGATTTTTTACACCCAATTCAAACAGATGAATTTCTCCCACCGATTAGTCGTTGGATTACCTTTGGTGGCCTGTTTGTTCTCTGCGTTTTGGCACTAGCGATTCCCGTCGCCACAGTCACCAAATATAAGGTGACAGTTAAAGGACAAGCAGTTGTGCGTCCATCTGGGGAATTGCGAATTGTGCAGGCGGCAACTGAAGGCCAAGTTATGCAGATTCATGTCAAAGAAAATCAAGTTGTCAAAACCGGAGATGCGATCGCTATGATTGACGACTCCCGTTTACAAACTAAAAAAAACCAAGTGCAAGCGAATATTCAGCAAGCTAAGTTGCAGTTAGTGCAGATTAATGCTCAAATTCAAACCCTTAAGAGTCAAATTCGCGCCGAAACTGATAAAATTAACCGAATTGTTAATGGTGCTGAAGCTGAATTAAGCGATCGCCTGCGACGATATCAGGATAAAAAAATTAATACTGTGACTGAATTACAAGAAGCTCAAGCAAATCTCGATTCTACTAGGACAGCTTTGAATGCAGCGAAGTTAAAGCAAAAGCGATATGAGAGTGTAGCGGAAGGATTGTCTAGGGATAAATTAGAGGAAGCACAGTTAGCTACAAAACAGCAAGAACAAGCTGTATATGCAGCGATCGCTAAAATGCAACGTGCGAAAGCAGCTTTAAATCCTAGTCATGCAGAAGTAAAAATTGCTACTGAGCGGATAGCCCAAGAAAAAGCCACTGGTTTAAGTAACAAAAGAGTTTTCGAGAAAGAACTGCAAGGAATTATCAAGCAACAGATTGAATTAGAAAAACAGCTAGAGCGTGATACTGGCGAACTAAAACAAGTCGAAATCGAACTCAATCACACCACTATTACTGCTACTGCTGATGGGATCATTTCTCAGATAAACTTGCGTAACCCCGGTCAAACTGTGCGTGCTGGCGAAGAAGTCTTGCAGATTGTCCCCAGTGATGCCAAGCAGATTATCAAGGCAGTAGTGGCATCTGAAGATAAAAGTAAGCTCAAAATTGGTCAACAAGTTCAAATGCGGGTTAGTGCTTGTCCCTACCCAGATTACGGTACTCTCAATGGTAAGGTAGAGGCGATTTCTCCCGATGCCATGACTCCCCCAACAAATAGCACAAATGGATCTCCTCCTCATACCAATATCACTCCAAAAGCGGCTGTCCCAGGTGCTTTTTATCAGGTGACTATTGAGCCAGAAAGTCTGGTTTTAGGTAAAGGCGAAAATCTGTGTCAGATTCAATTGGGAATGGAAGGCAGAGTGGATATTATTTCCCGCGAAGAAACCGTACTGCAATTTTTCTTGAGAAAAGCGAGATTAATTGCAGATTTGTAA
- a CDS encoding family 10 glycosylhydrolase — protein MPSRKKEPSGCGCSNIPISIILIILGGGYWWFSQRGYLEISKFLDNSKKINIHIFNPAITSSPTITPTASIAPSVSVKITPSLTPNNNKPLQKVILKEKIQLPQTPWEKKVIRGIYLTRYQVTNNADEQTIRERVRYYRSQGINTIIHGVWGNGCTMYNSEVMQQSFGYKSCPNQFQEQWLNWLIDEAHKQGMQVHAYFEKGIKIDKNSPIFDLAINRKWIVPGVDKTYSGIDHYVLDVEIPEVANLFKNILVEFVKKYPDIDAVQWDDYLGYYAELPGKVDRTANLTKFVQQMVTSMKKANESVSFDICHHNPYWAKKYFAADWEKWGVDRVFIQAYNDSNFVEELNYAQKYAGVAITDRQFGRLKELVDNPKIKSILVFPFSGNPEKTASSLKNSL, from the coding sequence ATGCCGAGTCGAAAGAAAGAGCCAAGCGGATGTGGATGCTCAAATATACCGATCTCTATAATCCTAATTATCTTAGGAGGTGGTTATTGGTGGTTTAGCCAGAGAGGATATCTAGAAATAAGCAAGTTTTTAGATAATAGCAAAAAGATAAATATACATATTTTTAACCCTGCTATAACTAGCTCTCCAACTATTACTCCAACTGCTTCTATAGCTCCATCAGTTTCTGTAAAAATTACTCCAAGCTTAACTCCTAACAACAATAAACCCTTACAAAAAGTAATCCTAAAGGAAAAAATCCAATTGCCTCAAACGCCTTGGGAAAAGAAAGTAATTAGAGGAATTTATTTAACTCGCTATCAAGTTACCAATAATGCTGATGAACAAACGATTCGTGAAAGAGTTCGTTACTATCGCTCTCAAGGAATTAATACAATTATTCACGGTGTTTGGGGGAATGGTTGTACGATGTATAATAGTGAGGTTATGCAGCAAAGCTTTGGGTATAAAAGTTGTCCAAACCAGTTTCAAGAGCAATGGTTAAATTGGTTGATAGACGAAGCACATAAACAAGGAATGCAAGTTCATGCTTATTTTGAAAAGGGGATAAAAATAGATAAAAATAGCCCGATTTTTGATTTAGCGATTAATCGGAAATGGATTGTTCCAGGAGTGGATAAAACTTACTCTGGAATCGATCATTATGTACTGGATGTGGAAATTCCTGAAGTTGCTAATCTTTTTAAAAATATATTAGTAGAGTTTGTCAAAAAATATCCTGATATTGATGCAGTTCAATGGGATGATTATCTAGGTTATTATGCTGAATTACCTGGAAAAGTTGATCGGACTGCAAATTTGACCAAATTTGTGCAGCAAATGGTAACTTCTATGAAGAAAGCTAATGAGTCAGTGAGTTTTGATATTTGTCATCATAATCCTTATTGGGCTAAAAAATATTTTGCGGCTGACTGGGAAAAATGGGGTGTGGATCGCGTATTTATTCAAGCTTATAATGATAGTAATTTTGTTGAAGAATTAAATTACGCTCAAAAATATGCTGGAGTTGCAATTACAGATCGGCAGTTTGGTCGTTTAAAAGAATTAGTTGATAATCCAAAAATCAAAAGCATCTTAGTTTTTCCGTTTTCAGGAAATCCAGAAAAAACAGCTTCTAGCTTAAAAAACTCGCTTTGA
- a CDS encoding sulfonate ABC transporter substrate-binding protein, translated as MVNHIFRRLIAKWMSSIKIRNSFNNQNKLFSSLPIAGAFVTGLCLSMLFAACSSPSTINSSNPSATPVSNSASSKATVLRFGYQKSNILLRNKGVLEKRLSPDGISVQWIEFPAGPQLLEAMNVGSIDFGHVGESPPVFAQAAGASLTYVAGIAVSPAGSAILVPQNSSIQKLTDLKGKKVAFQKGSSAHLLLVQALEKAGLKYADIQPKYLPPADARAAFVKGSVDAWVIWDPFYAAAQEATKARVLVDGTGINKQGGYYLATRKFVTENPQTVKAVLEEIKNLEEWSKQHREEVAQTLSSVLGIDIATMRIATNRRNFGIVPIDDNLIGLQQKVADTYYQLKLIPKKVDVRDGVLTKEQYAAFSPKI; from the coding sequence ATGGTTAACCATATCTTTCGCCGCTTAATCGCTAAGTGGATGTCCTCGATCAAAATCAGGAATTCATTTAACAACCAAAATAAATTATTCTCTTCTTTGCCAATTGCGGGGGCTTTTGTTACAGGGCTGTGTCTGAGTATGCTATTTGCTGCCTGCTCATCACCATCAACTATTAATTCTTCTAATCCCAGTGCTACACCTGTTAGTAATTCAGCTTCTAGTAAAGCCACAGTATTAAGATTTGGCTATCAAAAATCGAACATTTTGCTGAGAAACAAAGGTGTCTTAGAAAAGCGTTTGTCACCAGATGGGATATCTGTACAATGGATTGAATTTCCGGCGGGGCCACAATTGCTAGAAGCCATGAATGTGGGTAGTATTGACTTCGGACATGTTGGAGAATCGCCGCCAGTATTTGCCCAAGCAGCAGGAGCATCATTAACTTACGTAGCTGGTATTGCTGTTAGTCCTGCTGGTTCAGCAATTCTTGTTCCTCAGAATTCCTCAATTCAAAAACTTACTGACTTGAAAGGCAAAAAAGTTGCTTTTCAAAAAGGATCTAGTGCCCACTTATTGTTAGTCCAAGCTTTAGAAAAAGCAGGATTAAAATATGCAGACATTCAACCTAAATATTTACCACCTGCTGATGCCCGTGCTGCATTCGTCAAGGGTAGTGTAGATGCGTGGGTTATTTGGGACCCTTTCTATGCAGCCGCTCAAGAGGCAACTAAAGCCAGAGTTTTAGTTGATGGGACAGGAATTAATAAACAGGGAGGATATTATTTGGCAACCCGTAAATTTGTCACTGAAAATCCCCAAACGGTGAAGGCAGTTTTAGAAGAAATTAAAAATCTCGAAGAATGGTCTAAACAGCATCGAGAAGAAGTAGCGCAAACTTTGTCATCTGTGCTAGGAATTGACATAGCGACAATGAGAATAGCTACGAATAGGAGGAATTTTGGGATTGTGCCAATTGATGATAATTTGATAGGTTTGCAACAAAAAGTTGCTGATACATATTATCAGTTAAAGCTGATTCCTAAAAAAGTTGATGTTAGAGATGGAGTGTTAACGAAAGAGCAATATGCTGCATTTTCACCAAAGATTTAG
- a CDS encoding NADPH-dependent oxidoreductase → MTNPTELLRSRYGEIPFNPEQWNDSLTTLLSHRSIRSYLSDPLPPGTLELLIAAAQSASTSSNLQTWSVVAVEDRERKEELSKLAGNQAHIKQVPLFLVWLADLARLSYVAESRGISHDALEYLEMFLTATVDAALAAQNATAAAESLGLGTVYIGAIRNHPKEVAEILNLPSSVFAVFGLCVGYPNPEVEAAIKPRLPQSAVLHRETYKLADREEAIAHYNDIIKEFYTEQQMNVAGDWSEHSAQRIATVESLKGRDRLREALNQLGFKLL, encoded by the coding sequence ATGACTAATCCTACAGAACTACTGCGATCGCGCTACGGTGAAATTCCCTTCAATCCCGAACAATGGAATGATTCTCTGACAACACTATTATCTCACCGTTCCATCCGGTCTTATTTATCCGATCCTTTACCACCAGGGACTCTGGAGTTACTAATTGCAGCTGCCCAATCTGCCTCTACTTCCTCTAATTTGCAAACCTGGAGTGTGGTAGCAGTCGAAGATCGAGAACGCAAAGAGGAGTTATCTAAATTAGCGGGGAACCAAGCACATATTAAACAGGTTCCTTTATTCTTGGTTTGGTTAGCAGACTTGGCGCGTCTAAGTTACGTTGCTGAGAGTCGCGGCATATCTCATGATGCGCTGGAATATTTGGAAATGTTTTTGACGGCAACAGTTGATGCAGCTTTGGCGGCACAAAACGCAACAGCCGCAGCCGAGTCACTCGGTTTAGGAACAGTATATATCGGCGCAATCCGCAACCACCCGAAAGAGGTAGCAGAGATATTAAATTTACCTTCCTCTGTGTTTGCCGTATTTGGGTTATGTGTAGGCTATCCAAATCCAGAGGTAGAAGCAGCGATTAAGCCAAGGTTGCCACAATCAGCTGTGCTGCACCGCGAAACTTATAAATTGGCGGATCGAGAAGAAGCGATCGCTCATTACAACGACATCATCAAAGAATTCTATACTGAACAACAGATGAATGTTGCTGGTGATTGGTCAGAACACTCAGCCCAAAGGATCGCCACTGTTGAGTCATTGAAAGGACGCGATCGCTTGCGGGAAGCTCTCAATCAACTCGGCTTCAAGTTACTCTAG
- a CDS encoding WD40 repeat domain-containing protein, translated as MIKSISPTWNLQTGKLLHEFADNFSSVESFVISPNGKILICGNYDGSIKLWNLEQGKLLHTSRNGSSSVLGLALSPDGKTLASSNEDSTIHIWQIN; from the coding sequence ATGATAAAAAGCATATCACCTACATGGAATCTTCAAACTGGAAAACTGCTACATGAGTTTGCTGATAACTTTAGTTCAGTTGAATCTTTTGTGATTAGCCCCAATGGAAAAATTCTGATCTGCGGCAATTATGATGGCAGTATTAAACTGTGGAATTTAGAGCAGGGGAAATTATTGCATACATCAAGGAATGGTTCCAGTTCTGTTTTAGGGCTTGCTCTTAGTCCAGATGGTAAAACTCTCGCTAGTAGTAATGAGGATAGCACTATACATATTTGGCAAATAAACTAA
- a CDS encoding peptidase domain-containing ABC transporter has translation MKYKIVLQHSEEDCGAATLATISQHYGRTFTLNRVREAVGTGARGTTLLGLRRGAEALGFHSRQVKATPQLINQLDQTPLPAIIHWKGYHWVVLYGQKGKKYVIGDPGVGIRYLTHEELIKGWSNGVMLLLLPDESRFYQKESDKIGGFGRYLQRVYPYRFIIAQAIAMNIAIGLLSLTSPFMMQLLTDDVLVRGDTQLLTTVAIGVITLNLIRSAISLVQSHLIGHFSQRLQLGLILEYGRKLLHLPLSYFEGRRSGEVVSRIADVHAINNLVSQIVLGLPSQFFIAVVSLGFMLFYTWELTLASIVAFLIVTAVNLLFLPALRQKTRNMIVSGTENQGFLVETFRGVQVLKTTQATPQAWEEYQGNFGRLANLGWSTMQLGLYSSTITSILSTFINIGILWIGSYLVINRTLTIGQLIAYNGMSSNFLGFLSSAIGLVDEFITSQIVIQRLTEVIDATPEDENDFKKQWVEIPANADITCTEINFHHTGRVDLLQDFSVTIPGGEVIALIGKSGCGKSTLAKLIPGLYTIQSGNIRYGFYNQQDISLECLRQQVVLLPQEAHFWSRSILDNFQFSYPHLSFADIVTACQITGADEFISELPDKYQTVLGEFGANISGGQKQRLAISRAIVTNPPILILDESTSALDPVSEAQILDRLLDHRLGKTTILISHRPRVIQRADWIVFLEQGRLKIQGKPNDLRQVTGEHLDFLDDVILSLSDAINRVST, from the coding sequence ATGAAATACAAAATTGTCCTTCAACACAGTGAAGAAGATTGTGGTGCAGCCACTTTAGCTACGATTTCCCAACACTACGGACGCACATTTACCCTTAACCGCGTGCGGGAAGCTGTTGGTACTGGGGCGAGAGGAACTACTCTATTGGGATTAAGACGGGGCGCAGAAGCCCTGGGATTCCATAGTCGGCAAGTTAAAGCCACTCCTCAACTCATCAACCAATTAGATCAAACTCCTCTACCTGCGATTATTCACTGGAAAGGCTACCACTGGGTAGTATTATACGGTCAGAAAGGGAAAAAATATGTAATTGGCGATCCTGGTGTTGGTATCCGTTACCTGACTCACGAGGAGTTAATTAAAGGTTGGAGTAATGGGGTGATGCTGCTACTCCTTCCCGATGAAAGCCGCTTTTATCAAAAAGAATCAGATAAGATTGGCGGTTTTGGACGTTACCTACAACGGGTTTATCCCTATCGGTTTATTATCGCCCAAGCGATCGCCATGAATATCGCTATTGGGCTGCTTTCCCTGACATCACCCTTCATGATGCAGCTACTCACCGATGATGTCTTAGTGCGGGGAGATACTCAACTATTAACGACTGTCGCTATTGGCGTAATCACTCTGAACTTAATTAGAAGCGCCATTAGTTTAGTACAATCGCACCTGATCGGTCATTTCAGTCAAAGATTGCAATTAGGATTAATTCTAGAATACGGGCGCAAACTCTTACATTTACCCCTATCTTATTTTGAAGGACGACGCAGTGGGGAGGTTGTCAGCCGCATTGCAGATGTTCACGCTATCAATAACTTAGTTTCCCAAATTGTCCTCGGATTACCCAGTCAATTTTTTATTGCTGTAGTCTCCTTGGGCTTTATGCTTTTTTACACTTGGGAGTTAACTCTGGCTTCTATAGTTGCATTTCTCATTGTCACGGCTGTTAACTTGCTTTTCTTACCAGCACTGCGACAGAAAACCCGCAATATGATTGTTTCTGGTACAGAAAACCAAGGTTTTTTAGTAGAAACATTTCGCGGAGTACAAGTCTTAAAAACTACCCAAGCTACACCCCAAGCCTGGGAAGAATATCAAGGAAATTTTGGTCGTCTGGCTAACTTGGGCTGGAGTACCATGCAGCTAGGACTTTACAGCAGCACAATTACAAGTATTCTTTCCACATTTATTAATATTGGTATTCTCTGGATTGGTAGCTATTTAGTAATTAATCGGACTTTAACAATCGGACAATTAATTGCCTATAACGGCATGAGTAGCAATTTTCTCGGCTTTTTGAGTTCTGCCATTGGCTTAGTAGATGAGTTTATCACTTCCCAAATAGTTATTCAACGACTGACAGAAGTTATTGATGCTACTCCAGAAGATGAAAACGATTTTAAAAAGCAGTGGGTAGAAATTCCTGCTAATGCAGATATTACCTGCACGGAAATTAATTTTCACCATACAGGTAGAGTTGATTTATTGCAAGATTTTTCTGTAACTATTCCTGGCGGTGAAGTAATTGCTCTAATTGGTAAATCTGGCTGTGGTAAAAGCACTCTAGCAAAATTGATTCCTGGCTTATATACAATTCAATCAGGAAATATTCGCTATGGTTTTTATAATCAGCAAGATATATCTTTAGAATGTTTGCGGCAACAGGTGGTTTTACTACCACAAGAAGCTCATTTTTGGAGCCGGTCTATTTTGGATAATTTCCAATTTAGTTATCCTCACCTGAGTTTTGCAGACATTGTTACAGCTTGTCAAATTACTGGTGCTGACGAATTTATCAGTGAACTACCTGATAAATATCAAACTGTCTTAGGAGAATTTGGTGCTAATATTTCTGGTGGACAAAAGCAACGATTAGCTATATCTAGAGCCATAGTTACTAACCCACCCATCCTGATTTTAGATGAATCTACCAGCGCCCTCGACCCAGTGAGCGAAGCCCAAATACTAGATAGGCTTTTAGACCATCGCCTGGGTAAAACTACTATTTTGATTAGTCACCGTCCTAGGGTGATCCAGCGTGCAGATTGGATTGTATTTTTAGAACAAGGACGGTTAAAAATTCAAGGTAAACCAAATGATTTGCGGCAAGTTACTGGGGAGCATTTAGACTTTTTGGATGATGTGATTTTGAGTCTTTCAGACGCGATAAATCGCGTCTCTACATGA